In a genomic window of Anomaloglossus baeobatrachus isolate aAnoBae1 unplaced genomic scaffold, aAnoBae1.hap1 Scaffold_118, whole genome shotgun sequence:
- the LOC142260523 gene encoding uncharacterized protein LOC142260523, translating to MTQPGSCKEQRLNRASLEPGLSSKRTTPERCPRPLLPQDCKQEDPDVPQDHQGEDLTHIYTTETYVRGDKRCKEEIPTYGYPGDCIRSEGLLTSSDIQSIDLGVPQDTYEEHCVIPAVSSMLQSKDLPSDPIKQVLSSDSLQAIKENSPRRDVRITIGTKTFSCSECGKCFNCQSNLFVQKRTHTGHKPFSCPECGKCFTTKSYLVRHQRTHSGEKPFSCSKCGKCFTIKSHLVTHQRIHTGEKPYSCSECGKDFTRLSGLRFHQRIHTDVKPYSCSECGKCFRFKSNLVTHQKIHTGEKPFSCPECGKCFTIKSNLDTHQRIHTGEKPFTCSKCAKSFVCKSHLITHEKNHIGKKPYLC from the exons gtctatccagtaagaggacaacaccggagagatgtccccgtcctcttctcccacaggactgtaaacaagaagatcccgatgttcctcaggatcatcag ggggaagatctgacccatatttatactacagagacatatgtgaggggtgataagcggtgtaaagaggagattcctacgtacggctacccag GTGACTGTATTAGATCAGAGGGGCTTCTGACTTCTTCAGACATTCAATCAATTGATCTTGGTGTGCCACAAGACACATATGAAGAACATTGCGTTATCCCAGCTGTATCCTCAATGCTTCAGAGCAAAGATCTACCATCTGATCCTATTAAACAggtcctatcttctgattcatTACAGGCTATTAAGGAAAATAGTCCCAGAAGAGATGTTAGAATTACCATAGGAAcgaagacattttcatgttcagagtgtgggaagtgttttaaTTGTCAATCAAACCTTTTTGTACagaagagaactcacacaggacataagccattttcatgtccagaatgtgggaaatgttttacaactaaatcttatcttgttagacatcagagaactcactcaggagagaagccattttcatgttcaaaatgtgggaaatgttttacaattaaatcacatcttgttacacatcagagaattcacacaggggaaaagccatattcatgttctgaatgtgggaaagatTTTACTCGGCTATCAGGGCTTCGTtttcaccagagaattcacacagatgtgaagccatattcatgttcagaatgtgggaaatgttttagatttaaatcaaatcttgttacacatcagaaaattcacacaggggaaaagcctttttcatgtccagaatgtgggaaatgttttacaattaAATCAAATCTtgatacacatcagagaattcacacaggggaaaagccatttacaTGTTCAAAATGCGCTAAAAGTTTTGTGTGTAAATCACATTTGATTACACATGAAAAAAATCACATAGGGAAGAAGCCATATCTTTGTTGA